The Pseudomonas viciae genomic interval TGGACCGTTCCCGCCACCTGTCCGAGGGGCGCTGCAGCAGGCTCGACCTGTCAGGCTCGGATGGGGCGTTGTTCGTACGGGGCTCCCCGCACGGACACTAAACGCACAACGGCGCCCATTCGCATACATTACGAATGGAGGCTCTTCATGAGCGCTGTTATTACGCCTGCAGATTTTACCGATTACAAAGTCGCCGACATGTCCCTGGCCGCCTGGGGCCGTCGCGAAATCATCATCGCCGAATCCGAAATGCCAGCCCTGATGGGCCTGCGTCGCAAATACGCCGGCGAGCAACCGCTCAAGGGTGCCAAGATCCTCGGCTGCATCCACATGACCATCCAGACTGCCGTGCTGATCGAAACCCTGGTTGCCCTGGGTGCCGAAGTGCGCTGGTCGTCCTGCAACATCTTCTCGACTCAAGACCAGGCCGCTGCCGCCATCGCCGCCGCGGGTGTTCCGGTATTCGCCTGGAAAGGCGAGACCGAGCAAGAGTACGAGTGGTGCCTGGAGCAAACCATCCTCAAGGATGGCCAGCCATGGGACACCAACATGATCCTCGACGACGGCGGCGACCTGACCGAGCTGCTGCACAAGAAATACCCGGCCGTGCTGGACAAAGTCCACGGCGTGACCGAAGAGACCACCACCGGCGTACACCGCCTGCTGGACATGCTGGCCAAGGGCGAACTGAAGATCCCGGCCATCAACGTCAACGACTCGGTGACCAAGAGCAAGAACGACAACAAGTACGGCTGCCGTCACAGCCTCAACGACGCCATCAAGCGCGGCACCGACCACCTGTTGTCGGGCAAGCAGGCGTTGGTGATCGGCTACGGTGACGTGGGCAAGGGTTCGGCCCAGTCCCTGCGCCAGGAAGGCATGATCGTCAAGGTGTCGGAAGTCGACCCGATCTGCGCCATGCAAGCCTGCATGGACGGTTTCGAGCTTGTTTCGCCATTCATCGACGGGATCAACGACGGCACCGAAGCGAGCATCGACAAAGCCCTGCTGGGCAAGATCGACCTGATCGTGACCACCACCGGCAACGTCAATGTCTGCGACGCCAACATGCTCAAGGCCCTGAAGAAACGCGCCGTGGTGTGCAACATCGGTCACTTCGACAATGAAATCGACACCGCTTTCATGCGCAAGAACTGGGCATGGGAAGAAGTGAAGCCACAGGTGCACAAGGTTCACCGCACCGGCACCGGTAGCTTCGACCCACAGAACGACGACTACCTGATCCTGCTGGCCGAAGGCCGCCTGGTTAACCTGGGCAACGCCACTGGCCACCCAAGCCGCATCATGGACGGTTCGTTCGCCAACCAGGTCCTGGCCCAGATCTTCCTGTTCGGCCAGAAGTACGCCGACCTGTCGCCAGCCCAGAAAGCCGAGCGCCTGACCGTGGAAGTACTGCCCAAGAAACTCGACGAAGAAGTGGCCCTGGAAATGGTCCGCGGTTTCGGCGGCGTGGTCACTAAGCTGACCAAGCAACAGGCTGACTACATCGGCGTCACCGTCGAAGGTCCGTTCAAGCCACACGCTTACCGCTACTGATCGGCTCTATTGCCTGCTCTCCCTGTGGGAGCGGGCTTGCTCGCGAAGGCGGTTCATCATTCAACATCGATGTCGCCTGATCCTCCGTCTTCGCGAGCAAGCCCGCTCCCACATTGGAATGCGCCAGGCTTCCAGCCCTACGAGTTTCCAAGGATATGACCATGTCCCAAGAACGTCGCTACAGCTTCGAGTTCTTCCCGACGAAGACCGATGCTGGGCATGAAAAACTGATCGCCACTGCCCGTCAGTTGGCCAGCTACAACCCCGACTTCTTCTCCTGCACCTATGGCGCCGGCGGTTCGACCCGTGACCGCACGATGAACACCGTGTTGCAGCTCGAAAGCGAAGTCAAAGTCCCGGCTGCCCCGCATCTGTCCTGCGTAGGCGACAGCAAGGACGACCTGCGTGGCCTGCTGACCCGATACAAGGCCGCAGGCATCAAGCGCATCGTTGCCCTGCGCGGTGACTTGCCCTCGGGCATGGGCATGGCCAGCGGCGAGCTGCGTCACGCCAATGACCTGGTTGAATTCATTCGTGAAGAGACCGGCGATCATTTCCACATCGAAGTTGCCGCTTACCCAGAGATGCACCCCCAGGCGCGCAATTTCGAGGACGATCTGCTCAACTTCGTGCGCAAGGCCAACGCCGGTGCCAACAGTGCGATCACCCAGTACTTCTTCAACGCCGACAGCTATTTTTACTTCGTCGAGCGTATCCGCAAGATGGGCGTCGACATTCCTGTCGTACCGGGGATCATGCCGATCACCAACTACAGCAAGTTGGCGCGCTTCTCCGACGCCTGCGGTGCGGAAATCCCGCGCTGGATCCGCAAGCAACTGGAAGCTTATGGTGACGACACGTCCAGCATCCAAAGCTTCGGCGAGGAAGTCATCACACAAATGTGCGAGCGTTTGTTGCAAGGTGGAGCCCCGGGGCTGCACTTCTATACCCTGAACCAGGCCGAAGCCAGCCTGGCGGTATGGAACAACCTCAAGCTGCCGCGTTAACAGCAAATACCGTGGTACAAAAGGCCCTGGTGAAAACCAGGGCCTTTTTTTATTCAGTTGTCGTGAGGGTCTTCGAGCCCGAATGGATATGTTTGCCTCGGGACGAATACCGCGAAGCCATCGATCTGCACCGACTGCAGGCAAAAGGCAACTAAGGCGCGAGCCAGAGCGCTCTAGCTATTTGAGGAGTTCTCGTCGTAACCTCAGGCCATGCCCGTTATTGCCCGGTTACTGACAGCCCTTCTCCTCTTGTGCCTGAGCATGACTGCCCGGGCCGAGAAGTTGCGCATTGTCACCGAAGCCTGGGCGCCGTATGTCTACGAAGAGAACGGCAAAATCCTCGGACTGGACTACGAAACCACGGCCATTGTGTTCAAGCGCCTGGGCATCGACGTGGAATGGCAGCTCCTGCCCTGGAAGCGTTGCCTGGCGATGCTGGAACAGGGATTGGCGGACGGCG includes:
- the ahcY gene encoding adenosylhomocysteinase, with amino-acid sequence MSAVITPADFTDYKVADMSLAAWGRREIIIAESEMPALMGLRRKYAGEQPLKGAKILGCIHMTIQTAVLIETLVALGAEVRWSSCNIFSTQDQAAAAIAAAGVPVFAWKGETEQEYEWCLEQTILKDGQPWDTNMILDDGGDLTELLHKKYPAVLDKVHGVTEETTTGVHRLLDMLAKGELKIPAINVNDSVTKSKNDNKYGCRHSLNDAIKRGTDHLLSGKQALVIGYGDVGKGSAQSLRQEGMIVKVSEVDPICAMQACMDGFELVSPFIDGINDGTEASIDKALLGKIDLIVTTTGNVNVCDANMLKALKKRAVVCNIGHFDNEIDTAFMRKNWAWEEVKPQVHKVHRTGTGSFDPQNDDYLILLAEGRLVNLGNATGHPSRIMDGSFANQVLAQIFLFGQKYADLSPAQKAERLTVEVLPKKLDEEVALEMVRGFGGVVTKLTKQQADYIGVTVEGPFKPHAYRY
- the metF gene encoding methylenetetrahydrofolate reductase [NAD(P)H], with the protein product MSQERRYSFEFFPTKTDAGHEKLIATARQLASYNPDFFSCTYGAGGSTRDRTMNTVLQLESEVKVPAAPHLSCVGDSKDDLRGLLTRYKAAGIKRIVALRGDLPSGMGMASGELRHANDLVEFIREETGDHFHIEVAAYPEMHPQARNFEDDLLNFVRKANAGANSAITQYFFNADSYFYFVERIRKMGVDIPVVPGIMPITNYSKLARFSDACGAEIPRWIRKQLEAYGDDTSSIQSFGEEVITQMCERLLQGGAPGLHFYTLNQAEASLAVWNNLKLPR